The following is a genomic window from Armatimonadota bacterium.
AACCCTCGACGCCAGCATCGTGGCCGCCGGCCTGTCGCTGCTCATCATCACCTTCGTGGTGCAGGCGTTCTTCATTCCGTCGGGCTCCATGGAGCCCACCCTCCAGGTGGGCGACCGCATCCTGGTGGCCAAGTTCGCCTACCGCCTCAGCCCCATTCGCCGGGGCGACGTGATCGTCTTCCACTACCCCCTCAATCCCGGCAAGGACTTCGTCAAGCGGGTGGTCGCCCTGGGCGGCGAGACCGTCGAGCTGCGGGACGGGGTGGTGCTGATCAACGACACCCCGGTAACCCAGCTGTCGGCCCCGGAGGCGGATGACGCCGGGCGGGCCTGCACCACCAACTACGGACCCCAGACGGTGCCTCGGGGATACCTGTTCGTGCTGGGCGACAACCGCTGCAACAGCGAGGACAGCCGGTTTTTCGGCTTTGTGCCCGAGCAGAACGTCGTCGGCCGCGCCCTGTTCATCTACTGGCCTCCCCAACGGATCGGCCTGGTGCGCTGAGACCATCCGGCCCGGCAGGGCGGGGGACGGCTCCCCCGGGGTGGATCAGGCGTGGGAATCCGGCCGCCGGCGCGCGAAGTCCCTTCCGGGAGGACGCCGTGACCCTGCGCACCTGGTCCGTGGCGCAGATCCGCCAGCTGCTGGCCGGCGGGACGGCTGACCCCCGCCTGCTGCGGGCCCTGGCCCGCGACCCGCGGGCCGGGGTGAGGCAACTGGTCCGCCGCGTGCGGGCCCAGCAGGCGCGCGAGGCCCGCCGGGCCGCCCGCTGGGAGGACCTGGCGGCGGTGGAGCGGCAGTACCGGCGCCTGGGCTTCACCGTCATCGCCGGGGTGGACGAAGCGGGGGTGGCTCCGCTGGCCGGACCCGTGGTGGCGGCCGCGGTGGTCCTGCCGCCGGAGGCCCGCTGGCCCGACCTGGACGACTCCAAGCGCCTGCCTCCCGTCCGGCGGGACGCCCTGTACGCCCGCATCATGACCGAAGCGGTGGCCGTCGCCGCCGCCCAGGCGTCGGTGGAGGAGATCGACGCGCTTAACATCCTCCAGGCGACCCGGCTCGCGCACCGCCGCGCCGTGGAGGCTCTGAGTGTGCGTCCCCACCTGGTTCTCCTCGACGGCCGCTACCCGGCCGACCTCCCTGTTCCCCAGGCGGCCCTGGTGGACGGAGACGCCCGCTGCGCCTGCATCGCCGCGGCGTCGGTGGTGGCCAAGGTGACCCGGGACCGCCTGATGCGCGAGCTGGACGCCGCCTATCCCCCCTACGGGTTCGCCCGCCACAAGGGGTACCCCACCCGCGAGCACCTGGAGGCCATCCGGCGGTGGGGCCCGTCGCCGGTGCACCGGCGGTCGTTCTCCTCGGCGTGGGAGCGGCAGGAGGTGCTGGCGATGGAGATCTCCGGCTGACGCCTGAGGTCAGCGGCTGACCGCGACCCGCAGCATCGCTGCGCCCAGGGGCGTGAAGCGCATCGTGTACCCGCCAAAGCGCTGGACCGCGTCCACCCCGCGGCTGACCGCGGCCTGAAACCCCAGCAGACCCTGCTGGGCGCCGACCACCGAGCCCAGGGCGTCCTGCAGGAAGAAGCTCACCTGGTGGCCCCGTCGCGCGTCCCGGGGAAGGTACAGGATCTGCTGCTCGATCACGCCGGCGCGCACCACCAGGTCCACCGTCAGCGCGCCGTCGTCGGAGACGTAGCGGTGCAGCACGCGGCCGGCCAGCTCTCCAGACAGGGCCATCTGGCCGAAGGGAGTCAGCTGTAGCTGCTGGAGGAGCGGGCTGGCGGCGAACGTGGCCAGCGGATCTCCGACGCGGGCGGCCGCCGGACCCGCCAGCACCGCCATCATCACCAGGACCAGGGCGATCCGGATCACCTTGACGCTCCCTCGGACGTCATGCCCGTCTGCCCGGTGGGACCAGTCTCCGAGGCCGGGAGCCACAGAGGACGCCGGCGCCCGCCGACCAAAACTGTGTGGAGGGCACATCCATGAGCGCACGCCGCAGGGCCGGATGGAGGGTCGGGGTGAGGGAGGCGGTCGTGCTGGCGGCCGCCCTCAGCGCCGCCGCCTACGGCCTGCTGGGGTTTGCGTTGACGCGCCGGCCGTCCCCAGATCTTCCGCCCGGCGTCCGGGCGGTGGTGACTGTCCTGCCGACCGCCATCGCCGTGGTCAACGCCGCGGCGCTGACCTGCCTGCTGGCCGGCTGGCGGGCGATCCGGGCCGGGAGGGTGGCGGCCCACCGGCGGCTGATGCTCGCGGCGACGACGCTGATCGCCGTATTCCTGGCGCTGTACGTGACCCGGGTGGCCCTCGGCGGCGTCAAGGCGTTCCCGGGGCCGCCGCCGGTCCGCCGGTACGTCTACCTGCCGGTCCTGACCGTCCACGTGACCCTGTCGATCCTGACCGTCCCGCCGGTGGTCTACAACGTGGTGACGGGGCTGACCCGGCCCGCCGGCGAGGTCCGGGCCACCGGCCACCCCCGGGTGGGGCGGGTGGCGGCGACCCTGTGGACGGTGAGCCTGTCACTGGGGATCCTCGTGTACTTCCTGCTCAATGTCCTGTACTGACGGGGTCTGTCCCCATCGGGGTCTGTCCCCGCTGGGGTCTGTCCCCGCAAGGGACNNNNNNNNNNNNNNNNNNNNNNNNNNNNNNNNNNNNNNNNNNNNNNNNNNNNNNNNNNNNNNNNNNNNNNNNNNNNNNNNNNNNNNNNNNNNNNNNNNNNGGGGCTACCGCATCCGCGACCGCAACGTCCGCTGCCCCATGGGCGAACTGGACGTGGTGGCCGAGCAGGGCGGGACCATCGTCTTCGTGGAGGTGAAAACGCGTACTACCGCCGACTTCGGTGCCCCCTTTGACGCCATCACGCCGGCCAAGCGCCGGCGCCTGTGGCGCCTGGCCACGTACTATCTGATCACCCGCCGACTGGGGGACCGGCCGTGCCGGTTTGATGCCGTCTCGGTGCTGGTGACGCCTCAGGGGCGGGTCGTCCGCGTCGAGGTGCTGGCCGGGGCCTTCGAGGTGGATGATACCTAGGCACGTCCACCCGGGCCGGTCACCGGCGGCTGCCCGGGGCGGGCTACGCGGGCGCGTCCGGCGGGCCGGTACAATGCGCCTGGAGTGGCCGGAGGCGGTCCATGCTAGCCCGGGTGCGCTCGGCGGCGGTGCTGGGGCTGGACGCCTACCCCATCGATGTCGAGGTGGACGTGGGCGGCGGGCTGCCGGCGTTTGCCATCGTGGGCCTGCCCGACACGGCGGTGCAGGAGGCCAAAGAGCGCGTGCGGGCCGCCATCCGCAACACCAACTACGAACTGCCCTCCCGCAAGATCACCGTCAACCTGGCGCCGGCCGACGTGCGCAAAGAAGGGCCGGCGTTTGACCTGCCCATGGCCGTGGCCATCCTGGCGGCCACGGAGCAGATCCGCCCTGCGGCCCTGGACGGAACGCTGTTGCTGGGCGAGCTGTCTCTGGACGGCACGCTGCGGCCGGTGGCCGGGATCCTGTGCATCGCCCTGGCGGCCCGCGCGCTGGGAGGGCGGGCGCTGATGGTCCCCCGCGCCAACGCTGCCGAGGCCGCTCTGGTGGAGGGCCTGACCGTCTACCCGGCTGGCTCGCTGGCAGAGGTGATCAGGCATCTGGAAGGGACGTCGATCCTGACGCCCGTACGCGGGGGCCTGCCGGAGGTGGTGGAGCCCCCGCCCGCCGACGAGGATTTCAGTGACGTCCGCGGCCAGGCCCACGTCCGCCGGGCCCTGGAGATCGCCGCCGCCGGCGGCCACAACGTGCTGCTGGTGGGTCCGCCGGGGGCCGGCAAGACGATGCTGGCGCGCCGTCTCCCGACCATCCTGCCGCCGCTGTCGGCCCCGGAGGCGCTGGAGGTGACCCGGATCTACAGCGTCGCCGGGCTGCTCCCTCCGGGAGGACTGGTGCGCAGCCGACCGTTCCGCAGCCCGCACCACACCACCAGCGCCGCGGCGCTGACCGGCGGCGGGGCGCTGCCACGGCCGGGAGAGGTGACCCTGGCTCACCGGGGCGTGCTGTTCTTGGACGAGCTGCCCGAATTCCACCGGGACG
Proteins encoded in this region:
- the lepB gene encoding signal peptidase I, which translates into the protein MPLGLLDRLPLSIPTLILLLTIALVVARLLVRRAYVIPPAWRASLLETLDASIVAAGLSLLIITFVVQAFFIPSGSMEPTLQVGDRILVAKFAYRLSPIRRGDVIVFHYPLNPGKDFVKRVVALGGETVELRDGVVLINDTPVTQLSAPEADDAGRACTTNYGPQTVPRGYLFVLGDNRCNSEDSRFFGFVPEQNVVGRALFIYWPPQRIGLVR
- a CDS encoding ribonuclease HII, whose protein sequence is MTLRTWSVAQIRQLLAGGTADPRLLRALARDPRAGVRQLVRRVRAQQAREARRAARWEDLAAVERQYRRLGFTVIAGVDEAGVAPLAGPVVAAAVVLPPEARWPDLDDSKRLPPVRRDALYARIMTEAVAVAAAQASVEEIDALNILQATRLAHRRAVEALSVRPHLVLLDGRYPADLPVPQAALVDGDARCACIAAASVVAKVTRDRLMRELDAAYPPYGFARHKGYPTREHLEAIRRWGPSPVHRRSFSSAWERQEVLAMEISG
- a CDS encoding YifB family Mg chelatase-like AAA ATPase, coding for MLARVRSAAVLGLDAYPIDVEVDVGGGLPAFAIVGLPDTAVQEAKERVRAAIRNTNYELPSRKITVNLAPADVRKEGPAFDLPMAVAILAATEQIRPAALDGTLLLGELSLDGTLRPVAGILCIALAARALGGRALMVPRANAAEAALVEGLTVYPAGSLAEVIRHLEGTSILTPVRGGLPEVVEPPPADEDFSDVRGQAHVRRALEIAAAGGHNVLLVGPPGAGKTMLARRLPTILPPLSAPEALEVTRIYSVAGLLPPGGLVRSRPFRSPHHTTSAAALTGGGALPRPGEVTLAHRGVLFLDELPEFHRDALEALRQPLEDGVVTVARVQSTVTFPARLTLVGAMNPCPCGHRGDLSRECLCSPAQVARYLARVSGPLLDRIDLHVEVPRVAAAELVAAGPGESSAQMRARVLAAREIQARRYGGARTNGALSARQVRRHCRLDEEGKLFLQRAMDRLGLSARAHDRILKVARTIADLEEAESIAVTHLAEAIQYRALDRSLRLVGGGRPG
- a CDS encoding DUF420 domain-containing protein, which encodes MREAVVLAAALSAAAYGLLGFALTRRPSPDLPPGVRAVVTVLPTAIAVVNAAALTCLLAGWRAIRAGRVAAHRRLMLAATTLIAVFLALYVTRVALGGVKAFPGPPPVRRYVYLPVLTVHVTLSILTVPPVVYNVVTGLTRPAGEVRATGHPRVGRVAATLWTVSLSLGILVYFLLNVLY
- a CDS encoding YraN family protein, translated to GYRIRDRNVRCPMGELDVVAEQGGTIVFVEVKTRTTADFGAPFDAITPAKRRRLWRLATYYLITRRLGDRPCRFDAVSVLVTPQGRVVRVEVLAGAFEVDDT